The following proteins are co-located in the Trichormus variabilis 0441 genome:
- a CDS encoding pilus assembly protein, with translation MQLKPLSLLVGALALTLTATPFAVQAQTNSSSVLLIAQAGKKGPWESLGLSNEQKARIQEIGRNSRAQIEAVFTPEQKAKMEAARQARQAQRQQGQRPQAGQRGGKKNFAELNLTEDQKTRIRSIRQTSQQQMEAVLTPEQRTKLQELKANARQRWQQRRNNQPSPQS, from the coding sequence ATGCAACTCAAACCCTTATCCCTATTAGTTGGAGCGCTGGCGCTCACCTTAACCGCAACCCCCTTCGCTGTTCAAGCACAAACAAATTCTTCTTCTGTGTTATTAATCGCACAGGCTGGAAAGAAAGGCCCTTGGGAAAGTTTGGGATTAAGCAACGAACAGAAAGCCAGAATACAAGAAATTGGCCGTAATAGCCGCGCCCAAATTGAAGCAGTTTTTACCCCAGAACAGAAAGCCAAAATGGAAGCCGCACGCCAAGCACGTCAGGCGCAGCGTCAACAAGGTCAACGCCCACAAGCCGGCCAGCGCGGTGGTAAGAAGAATTTTGCTGAATTAAATTTGACTGAAGACCAGAAAACTAGAATCCGGTCAATTCGCCAAACTTCACAACAACAAATGGAAGCAGTTTTAACCCCAGAACAGCGAACTAAATTACAAGAGCTGAAAGCTAATGCCCGTCAGCGCTGGCAGCAAAGACGCAATAATCAACCTTCACCTCAAAGCTGA
- a CDS encoding sensor histidine kinase, giving the protein MGQYIKVHNHPFRFLLYLEWILLAISIITSILPYPSPRFSSRFPEITIISLTIFGLMGLRLPTSNNLNKIVYTACEIILIFITGLFEGRAARMFPFLYIILVTRSCLIFKLPGRLSVTLISFSLFLFTLINRLPRPPLPLQAQERFRFFTLSLTLVFGLSLIFVLLLMNSLLSERQSREELAVANEKLRQYALRIENQATLEERNRIAREIHDSLGHSLTALNLQLETALKLAQSNPNKAQTFLVRAKELGSKALQDVRNSVSTMRSHPLQDKTLEQAIDIIAEDFQQNTGIILTSSFNLDYKLSTEVSTAIYRIIQESLTNISKHARATEVILEISLNRGSLSLIIRDNGRGFDIQQNTTGFGLQSMRDRTLALGGKFAINSDVGYGCQITVDIPASRLI; this is encoded by the coding sequence ATGGGTCAATATATTAAAGTTCATAACCACCCTTTCCGCTTTTTACTATATCTAGAATGGATATTGTTGGCAATATCTATTATCACATCGATATTGCCCTATCCCTCACCTAGATTTTCCAGTAGGTTTCCAGAAATTACGATTATTAGTCTCACAATTTTTGGATTAATGGGACTAAGATTACCTACTAGTAATAACCTAAATAAAATAGTTTATACTGCCTGTGAAATAATTTTAATTTTCATTACTGGACTATTTGAAGGGAGAGCAGCTCGAATGTTTCCCTTTCTCTACATCATTTTAGTGACTCGTAGTTGTTTAATCTTTAAGTTACCTGGACGGTTATCTGTCACTTTGATTTCGTTTAGTTTGTTTTTATTCACCTTAATAAATCGATTACCTCGTCCTCCACTTCCACTACAAGCTCAAGAGCGTTTTCGCTTTTTCACGCTGAGTTTGACACTTGTATTTGGCTTAAGCTTAATTTTCGTCTTGCTGTTAATGAATAGCTTATTATCAGAACGTCAGAGTCGAGAAGAACTAGCCGTTGCGAATGAAAAACTACGTCAATATGCTCTACGTATTGAAAACCAAGCAACTCTAGAAGAACGCAATCGCATTGCGCGGGAAATTCACGACTCTTTAGGTCATTCGCTCACAGCATTGAATTTACAATTAGAAACTGCGCTAAAACTTGCACAGTCTAATCCCAATAAAGCACAAACTTTTTTAGTTAGGGCAAAAGAGCTTGGTTCTAAAGCTTTACAAGATGTGAGAAATTCTGTTTCTACTATGCGATCTCATCCATTGCAGGACAAAACTTTAGAGCAAGCAATAGATATCATAGCAGAAGACTTTCAACAGAATACCGGGATTATATTAACTAGTAGTTTTAATCTTGATTATAAATTATCAACAGAAGTTAGTACAGCCATATATAGGATCATTCAAGAATCTTTAACTAATATTTCTAAGCACGCCAGAGCCACAGAAGTTATTTTAGAAATTTCTCTCAATCGAGGTAGCTTATCTTTGATAATTCGGGATAATGGTAGAGGGTTTGATATACAACAAAATACTACAGGTTTTGGATTACAAAGTATGCGCGATCGCACTTTGGCTTTAGGAGGAAAATTTGCCATCAATAGCGATGTTGGTTATGGTTGTCAAATTACAGTTGATATTCCTGCAAGCAGATTAATATGA
- a CDS encoding response regulator codes for MIKVLLVDDQNLIRQGLRALLELESDIEIVGEAENGKIAIDLIPQFHPDVVLMDMRMPIMDGVAATQEIQRNFPSVKVLVLTTFDDDEYVKAALQNGAMGYLLKDTPSEELAVAIRAVEKGYTQLGPGIVKKLLVQFQSTPNHTPPAPTNLADLTPREKEVLRLIAAGANNKEIAQQLYISEGTVKNHVTNILNRLSLRDRTQAAIIANTYLSHLNEPE; via the coding sequence ATGATTAAAGTTTTATTAGTAGATGATCAAAATCTGATCCGTCAAGGATTAAGAGCATTATTAGAGCTAGAATCTGATATAGAAATTGTGGGAGAGGCAGAAAATGGAAAAATCGCTATTGATTTGATTCCCCAATTCCATCCAGATGTAGTATTGATGGATATGCGAATGCCAATTATGGATGGAGTAGCTGCTACACAAGAAATTCAACGAAATTTCCCCAGTGTTAAAGTTCTAGTCCTCACAACTTTTGATGATGATGAATATGTCAAAGCGGCTTTACAAAATGGTGCAATGGGTTATTTACTCAAAGATACACCCTCAGAAGAATTAGCTGTGGCAATTCGTGCAGTCGAGAAAGGTTACACTCAACTAGGCCCAGGAATAGTCAAGAAACTCTTAGTGCAGTTTCAGTCTACACCAAACCACACGCCACCTGCGCCGACTAATTTAGCTGATCTTACGCCCAGAGAAAAAGAAGTTTTACGCTTAATTGCCGCAGGTGCAAATAACAAAGAAATTGCCCAGCAACTCTATATTTCCGAGGGGACAGTTAAAAATCATGTGACGAATATTTTAAATCGTTTGAGTTTGCGCGATCGCACTCAAGCCGCTATCATTGCCAATACCTATTTAAGTCATCTCAATGAACCTGAATAA
- a CDS encoding nucleoside deaminase: MNPEYFMRLAIAEAKKGDAPYGAVIVKDDQVVAFAHNTVGRDNDPSAHAEINVVRRLTAQLQSFSLEGYSIYTTGEPCPMCAAACVWSGIAEIIYGASIQDLILANQAQIQISCEEVIAKSFRNIKVTKGILRQECLNLFA, encoded by the coding sequence ATGAATCCAGAATATTTTATGCGTCTAGCGATCGCCGAAGCAAAAAAAGGAGATGCGCCATACGGTGCGGTAATTGTCAAAGATGACCAAGTTGTGGCATTTGCACACAACACTGTTGGTAGAGACAATGATCCTTCTGCTCATGCAGAAATTAATGTGGTTCGCCGTTTAACCGCGCAATTGCAAAGCTTTTCCTTAGAAGGTTATAGCATATATACCACCGGTGAACCTTGCCCCATGTGTGCCGCAGCCTGCGTTTGGAGTGGTATTGCAGAGATTATATATGGTGCTTCAATTCAAGATCTAATTTTAGCAAATCAAGCACAAATCCAAATATCTTGTGAAGAAGTAATTGCCAAATCTTTTAGGAACATCAAAGTGACTAAGGGTATTCTTCGGCAGGAATGTTTGAATTTGTTTGCGTGA
- a CDS encoding ion transporter has protein sequence MLLSRQQTEFYLTDLETPLGKAINLTIAALVLLSSGIFVAQTYAIPDSIRLQLDQIDTVILIIFAVEYVLRLWSAENKLKYIFSFYAIIDLIAIMPFLLGLVNISFIRILRWFRILRLIRFIDSKFLFGSISSEDGIIFIRILFTLFTIIFVYSGLIYQVEHPVNAQVYNTFLDAFYFSVVTMTTVGFGDLTPISELGRLLTVLMILTGVAIIPWQVGDLIRRVVKTANQVETVCLNCGLKFHDQDAEFCKRCGTKLPSQKMD, from the coding sequence ATGTTACTGAGTAGACAACAAACTGAATTTTACTTAACAGACCTAGAAACACCATTAGGTAAAGCTATTAATTTGACAATTGCTGCCTTGGTTCTATTATCATCAGGCATCTTTGTCGCTCAAACCTACGCTATACCTGATTCTATTAGGTTGCAGTTGGATCAAATAGATACAGTTATATTGATAATTTTTGCAGTAGAGTATGTCCTCCGCCTTTGGAGTGCAGAAAATAAACTAAAGTATATATTTAGCTTTTATGCCATTATTGATTTAATAGCAATTATGCCATTTTTATTAGGCTTAGTAAATATTAGCTTTATTCGGATATTACGCTGGTTTAGAATTTTAAGATTAATTAGATTCATTGATAGTAAATTTTTATTTGGCAGTATTAGTTCCGAAGACGGGATAATTTTTATTCGCATACTGTTTACTTTGTTTACCATAATTTTTGTTTATTCTGGCTTAATTTATCAAGTAGAACATCCCGTAAATGCTCAAGTTTATAATACTTTTTTAGATGCCTTTTATTTCTCAGTGGTCACAATGACTACTGTAGGCTTTGGAGATTTAACTCCCATTTCAGAACTAGGTAGATTATTAACTGTATTGATGATTTTGACAGGTGTAGCCATCATTCCTTGGCAAGTAGGAGATTTAATTAGGCGCGTAGTCAAAACAGCCAATCAGGTAGAAACTGTATGTTTGAATTGTGGTCTAAAATTTCACGATCAGGATGCAGAGTTTTGTAAACGTTGCGGAACTAAATTACCCAGCCAAAAAATGGATTAA
- a CDS encoding DUF3134 family protein: MIKLSNPALHEEPRHQSGAIIPLKQEESLLDWLQSTGRLVSYQPIDYYYEDEVDEEDVEEFVDAYSFDAEEVEDLEE; the protein is encoded by the coding sequence ATGATTAAATTGTCTAACCCTGCTCTCCACGAAGAACCTCGTCACCAGTCAGGCGCTATCATTCCTCTCAAACAAGAAGAATCTTTGCTGGATTGGTTACAAAGTACAGGTCGATTAGTTTCTTACCAACCTATTGACTACTATTACGAAGACGAGGTAGATGAAGAAGACGTGGAAGAGTTTGTAGATGCCTATAGTTTTGATGCAGAAGAAGTAGAGGATTTAGAAGAGTAG
- a CDS encoding phytoene desaturase family protein: MEIFDYVILGSGLGGLATAACLTRQGYNVAVLEKHYLPGGCCHTFDYGEYSFCADVHYVSQCGHGQAIAQFLYYIGQDVPFNSLDPDCIDRIITPEADFRIPLGWESLRYRLLSTFPEETNAINRYCNEIQQLHQEIRNLAQEIRWFDQKLSDWLKLPKYFNLFKKRNWTLQDLYNYAGLSPKLQAVLAGQSGDYALPPAEIALLTHTSLVWDYSEGAYYPKYHFKHLVDTIVETITAGGGVIAYATTVNHIQVSGGKVHTVIADGKIYRATKAYISDLDPKLTVELMHDSEAISHKERRRLTDYEYSASAFNIYLGLDNNFDPQRYGIGNWNIWYYPTGDLNREYHQQLQGDFSHPWIFLSCPTMKSHEPGMAPAGHHVLEIATVCAYEPFAYLHSNDSAAYKAKKREIYRQIMNSVRDIVPDIDNYIRMKVYGTPTTSEYYLGQPQGNIYGAKLVPRQVGLNRLGYTTELPNLFLVGASAGYPSVPGVIGNGMDVVELLTGKSVRQKTSAPQRLVGMR; encoded by the coding sequence ATGGAAATCTTTGATTATGTAATTCTCGGATCTGGTTTGGGTGGATTAGCAACGGCTGCTTGTTTAACTCGCCAAGGATATAATGTGGCAGTTTTAGAAAAACACTATTTACCTGGTGGCTGTTGTCACACTTTTGATTACGGCGAATATAGTTTTTGTGCGGATGTGCATTATGTTTCTCAATGTGGCCATGGCCAGGCGATCGCTCAATTTCTCTACTATATTGGTCAAGATGTCCCTTTTAATAGCCTTGACCCCGACTGCATAGATCGCATCATCACCCCAGAAGCAGATTTTAGAATTCCCTTGGGATGGGAAAGTTTACGCTATCGTTTGCTTTCTACCTTTCCTGAAGAAACCAATGCTATTAACCGCTACTGCAACGAAATTCAACAACTTCATCAAGAAATCCGTAATTTAGCGCAAGAAATTCGTTGGTTTGACCAAAAGCTATCTGACTGGTTAAAGTTACCTAAGTATTTTAATCTTTTTAAAAAGCGCAATTGGACTCTGCAAGACTTGTATAACTATGCCGGGTTATCGCCCAAACTCCAAGCTGTGCTGGCTGGACAAAGTGGCGACTATGCACTACCACCCGCAGAAATTGCTTTACTGACCCATACTTCTCTGGTTTGGGATTATTCTGAAGGTGCTTATTATCCCAAATATCACTTTAAGCACTTGGTTGATACCATTGTTGAGACAATTACCGCCGGTGGTGGTGTCATTGCTTATGCTACGACGGTTAATCATATTCAAGTTAGTGGTGGCAAAGTTCATACTGTCATTGCTGATGGCAAAATCTATCGCGCCACCAAAGCCTATATCAGCGACCTTGACCCTAAATTAACAGTAGAGTTGATGCACGATAGTGAAGCTATCAGCCACAAAGAACGGCGACGACTGACCGATTATGAATACTCTGCCAGTGCTTTTAATATTTACTTGGGTTTAGATAACAATTTTGATCCACAACGCTACGGCATTGGTAACTGGAACATTTGGTATTATCCTACGGGAGATTTAAATAGAGAATATCACCAACAATTGCAAGGTGATTTCAGTCATCCGTGGATTTTCCTTTCTTGTCCGACGATGAAATCTCATGAACCAGGAATGGCTCCAGCCGGGCATCATGTTTTAGAAATTGCCACTGTTTGTGCTTATGAACCTTTTGCATATCTGCATAGTAACGACTCGGCAGCCTATAAAGCTAAAAAGCGTGAGATCTACCGACAAATCATGAACAGTGTGCGTGATATCGTTCCAGATATAGATAATTACATCAGGATGAAAGTTTACGGCACACCCACAACCAGCGAATATTATCTGGGACAACCACAAGGTAATATTTACGGTGCGAAATTAGTCCCTAGACAGGTGGGGTTAAATCGCTTGGGTTACACAACAGAGTTACCTAACTTATTCTTGGTGGGGGCTAGTGCTGGATATCCTAGTGTTCCCGGTGTAATTGGGAATGGCATGGATGTTGTAGAATTGCTGACTGGGAAATCTGTCAGGCAGAAAACTAGCGCGCCTCAACGATTGGTGGGGATGAGGTAA
- a CDS encoding PEP-CTERM sorting domain-containing protein — protein MFTYKSISLGLLLTLLGLITLPTKALGQFSYDANETEIFKTDFDNSDGWSLSGTTINAGKIVGTSAWGTASYSLNNRVNLDLGPVSLYWSGIFPSTNAHRENDKYYVGLQYVDNAPVCYNSSSNTIVGTPPCPSGSSIVDENAELKVAMRPRNPTNVADTYHQVYVDPGFDPISNYSPASTRLNLPAGQPTDFRLRVSKVSSTSYEASLSYWDIAQTAWKIFDPKSTLMSSPLTIKASDWIDANGLIESPVTFEAINLQFRKGSTRNSEITALALTQVLPPLLQQQSITVPEGSSIIGLPLVMGFGILLKRQKQK, from the coding sequence ATGTTTACTTACAAAAGTATTAGTTTAGGTTTACTTTTAACATTACTAGGATTGATAACTTTACCAACTAAAGCATTAGGGCAATTTAGCTATGATGCCAACGAGACAGAAATTTTCAAGACAGATTTTGATAACAGCGACGGCTGGTCATTAAGTGGAACAACTATTAATGCCGGTAAAATTGTCGGTACTTCAGCTTGGGGTACTGCCTCTTATTCTCTAAATAATCGTGTAAATTTAGATTTAGGGCCCGTTTCTTTATACTGGAGTGGAATTTTTCCTAGCACAAATGCTCACAGAGAAAATGACAAGTATTATGTTGGTTTGCAGTATGTTGATAATGCTCCTGTATGTTACAACAGTTCAAGCAATACGATTGTCGGTACACCACCCTGTCCGAGCGGTAGTTCAATAGTTGATGAAAATGCTGAACTTAAAGTCGCAATGAGACCGCGTAATCCTACCAATGTTGCAGACACTTATCATCAAGTTTATGTAGATCCCGGTTTCGATCCGATTAGTAACTACTCACCTGCATCAACGCGATTAAACCTTCCAGCAGGTCAGCCAACAGATTTCCGCTTGAGAGTAAGTAAGGTGAGTTCAACCTCATACGAAGCTTCTTTATCGTATTGGGATATTGCTCAGACTGCTTGGAAAATTTTTGATCCCAAGTCAACGTTAATGTCTTCCCCACTTACAATTAAAGCTTCAGATTGGATAGATGCTAATGGGTTGATTGAAAGTCCTGTGACTTTTGAAGCCATTAATCTTCAGTTTCGCAAAGGTTCCACACGAAACTCAGAAATAACTGCTCTAGCACTAACACAAGTTTTACCACCATTGTTGCAGCAACAATCTATCACTGTTCCGGAAGGCTCTTCTATTATTGGCTTACCGTTGGTTATGGGATTTGGCATTTTATTAAAACGGCAAAAGCAGAAATAA
- the ilvN gene encoding acetolactate synthase small subunit yields MKHTLSVLVEDEAGVLSRIASLFARRGFNIESLAVGSGEEGGVSRITMVVPGDDRVIEQLTKQLYKLVNVLKVQDITETPCVERELMLLKVNATSSNRSEVIELAQIFRARVVDVAEDSLTLEVVGDPGKMVAIVQVLQKFGIREIARTGKIALTRESGVNTELLKSLEAKVS; encoded by the coding sequence ATGAAACATACTCTTTCAGTTCTGGTAGAAGATGAGGCGGGAGTTCTGTCCCGCATTGCTAGTTTATTTGCTCGTCGTGGCTTTAATATAGAAAGCCTGGCTGTTGGTTCGGGGGAAGAGGGCGGGGTTTCCCGCATTACTATGGTTGTGCCTGGTGACGATCGCGTGATTGAACAACTTACCAAACAACTATACAAGCTCGTTAACGTTCTCAAAGTACAGGATATAACTGAAACTCCTTGTGTGGAGAGAGAATTGATGCTCCTGAAGGTGAACGCCACTAGCAGCAACCGTTCAGAAGTCATTGAACTAGCTCAAATTTTCCGGGCGCGAGTAGTCGATGTAGCGGAAGATTCTTTAACTTTGGAAGTGGTCGGCGACCCTGGTAAAATGGTGGCGATCGTCCAGGTGCTACAAAAGTTTGGTATCAGGGAAATCGCCCGTACTGGTAAAATCGCCCTGACTCGTGAATCTGGTGTCAATACTGAGTTACTTAAATCCTTAGAAGCGAAAGTTTCTTAA